In Mycobacterium sp. 050128, one genomic interval encodes:
- a CDS encoding anti-sigma factor antagonist (This anti-anti-sigma factor, or anti-sigma factor antagonist, belongs to a family that includes characterized members SpoIIAA, RsbV, RsfA, and RsfB.) produces the protein MNLAPVESSVTRVTLSPRLVSELGDPGSTLRAATQRSGAVVIIRAGGEVDASNEHTWRGLVEEAAAVAAAPGPFIVDISGLDFMGCCAFAVLAAESQRCRARGLALRLVSCDPSVARVIQACNLGGVLPLHPTIDTALATSVA, from the coding sequence ATGAATCTGGCTCCGGTCGAGTCATCAGTGACCAGAGTGACGCTAAGCCCCCGGTTGGTTTCCGAGCTGGGCGATCCAGGCAGCACGCTGCGGGCGGCAACCCAACGCAGCGGCGCGGTCGTGATCATCCGCGCGGGCGGCGAGGTCGACGCCTCCAACGAGCACACCTGGCGGGGGCTGGTCGAGGAGGCGGCCGCGGTCGCCGCGGCACCGGGCCCCTTCATCGTCGACATCAGCGGCCTTGATTTCATGGGGTGCTGCGCGTTCGCGGTCCTGGCCGCCGAATCGCAACGATGCCGTGCTCGCGGCCTCGCATTACGGCTGGTCAGCTGCGATCCCAGCGTTGCCCGGGTCATCCAGGCGTGCAATCTCGGCGGCGTATTGCCCCTGCATCCGACCATCGACACCGCGCTGGCCACGTCGGTGGCCTGA